From Methanobacterium alcaliphilum, a single genomic window includes:
- a CDS encoding ATP-binding cassette domain-containing protein, translating into MSFIIETENITKKYDDFTAVNSINLQVPKNSVYGVLGPNGAGKTTLISMLCTILKPTAGTGRVNGYDIIKQAKEVRESIGIVFQSRALDDILTGREHLEMHASLYGVPRDLREERIEEVLDLIALGKKADEYVKTYSGGMKRRLEIGRGLIHHPEVLFLDEPTLGLDPQTRESIWDYIKDLNQAKDLTVLLTTHYMEEADKLCDEVAIINKGQIITTDSPKNLKRELKADTITINVDSPEEFVNKIKQYEFIKDAFILNGEVKLMVEMGENLIPSVVEFASKNGFTVISIELEHPSLEDVFIKFTGSKISSEGK; encoded by the coding sequence ATGTCATTTATAATTGAAACTGAAAACATAACCAAAAAATATGATGATTTCACTGCAGTGAATTCTATTAATCTTCAAGTCCCTAAAAACAGTGTTTATGGTGTTTTAGGGCCAAACGGTGCAGGTAAAACAACTTTAATATCTATGCTATGCACTATATTAAAACCAACTGCTGGAACTGGCAGAGTAAATGGCTACGATATTATAAAACAGGCTAAAGAAGTCAGAGAGTCCATAGGCATAGTATTTCAATCCAGAGCACTGGATGATATCTTAACTGGCAGGGAACATTTGGAGATGCACGCTTCCCTATATGGTGTACCTCGTGATTTAAGGGAAGAACGGATTGAAGAAGTTCTGGACTTAATTGCCCTGGGCAAAAAAGCAGATGAATATGTCAAAACCTATTCTGGGGGGATGAAAAGGCGTTTAGAAATTGGAAGGGGCCTTATACATCATCCGGAAGTATTATTTTTAGATGAACCAACTTTAGGGCTCGATCCTCAAACCAGAGAAAGTATATGGGATTATATTAAAGATTTAAACCAGGCCAAAGACCTTACAGTGCTTTTAACCACCCACTATATGGAAGAAGCAGATAAACTATGTGACGAAGTGGCTATCATAAACAAGGGGCAAATAATAACCACGGATTCCCCAAAAAACCTTAAAAGAGAATTGAAAGCAGACACTATCACTATCAATGTGGATTCCCCAGAAGAGTTTGTAAATAAAATTAAGCAATATGAATTTATAAAAGATGCCTTTATACTCAACGGCGAAGTGAAACTAATGGTGGAAATGGGTGAAAACCTCATACCATCTGTGGTGGAATTTGCAAGTAAAAATGGATTCACTGTAATATCTATAGAACTGGAACACCCTAGCTTGGAAGATGTATTCATAAAATTCACAGGTTCTAAAATCAGCAGCGAGGGAAAATAA
- the cas3 gene encoding CRISPR-associated helicase Cas3', whose translation MNKCLNTELLAKPDETILKHTENALKVFKSIKESYVNVPEICDVDDFWEHLFYSIFLHDFGKGATGFQEMLMGGPGWKYRHEILSAGFISSLNYEKSYNDAIGLAIITHHKDVIILREKYNTSPSPNGKKLYDKKLNELNPNFEEIMDYFELIPELSKEYLGYKLKNYKLISFDDLTDVYKNSVLPYYLNSEDKDYTPLHRKYGVFLRGFLNACDYLSSGSRYEILKGIPNMKTIYNFQKLRKIQEESLKTRGSAFLTSPTGSGKTEASLFWSDTNQNFNHSKRVFYLLPYTASINAMYNRLQKDFGNKELVGLLHGKSSYFIYKALSNLDLDYGSKKKIIRDIKSLNKKIYRPYKVLTPFQILKAFFGSKGFEMQLSEMTNGLFILDEIHAYDAHTTSLILEILRILKNDYDVDLFIMSATLPKFIKDLFKEYLDISNDIMMENEEIRSFTRHEVHIIDGNILDNLDYIKMDLNTGKKVLVVCNTVLQAQKVFEELSSQIENSALLHSRFMLKDREKIEKSLNNLDLLVGTQAIEVSLDISYDVLYSEPAPIDALIQRFGRVNRKGWEENKISKVNIFSRGSEKDKYVYSQNLVEKTIKSFENVDILSEDLIQRLVDEVYEDGYDEKDQKEFDAVKKHFRSFYEQIVPFINEKSSELEFYSLFKSYEVVPFKYKLDYLEELDKARYYDAMSYILSISIVQFKKLEKENNVEFDQDTYFVNAVYDPKKGLMLEQEEDTFY comes from the coding sequence ATGAATAAATGCCTAAACACAGAACTTTTAGCCAAACCGGATGAAACGATATTAAAACATACAGAAAATGCTCTGAAAGTATTTAAGAGCATCAAAGAGTCTTATGTCAATGTTCCGGAAATATGTGATGTTGATGATTTTTGGGAACATCTTTTTTATTCTATTTTTTTGCATGATTTTGGTAAAGGAGCAACAGGTTTTCAGGAGATGTTAATGGGAGGACCCGGGTGGAAATATAGGCATGAGATATTATCCGCGGGATTTATTTCTTCTTTGAATTACGAAAAATCATATAATGATGCTATTGGTTTAGCAATAATTACTCATCACAAAGATGTCATAATTTTAAGAGAAAAATACAACACTTCTCCAAGTCCTAATGGAAAAAAATTGTATGATAAAAAATTAAATGAATTAAATCCTAATTTTGAAGAAATAATGGATTATTTTGAACTTATACCAGAATTAAGTAAAGAATATTTGGGTTATAAACTGAAAAATTATAAGTTAATTTCGTTTGATGATTTGACTGATGTTTATAAAAATTCAGTGTTACCTTATTATTTAAATTCGGAGGATAAAGATTATACGCCGCTCCATAGGAAATATGGGGTATTTTTAAGAGGGTTTTTAAATGCATGTGATTATTTATCTTCAGGTTCAAGATATGAGATTTTAAAAGGCATTCCAAATATGAAAACAATTTACAATTTTCAAAAATTAAGAAAAATTCAGGAAGAATCTTTAAAAACCAGGGGGAGTGCATTTTTAACTTCACCTACAGGAAGCGGGAAAACAGAGGCCTCATTATTCTGGAGCGATACAAATCAGAATTTTAATCATTCTAAGCGAGTTTTTTATTTATTACCTTACACAGCAAGTATAAATGCCATGTATAATCGGTTGCAGAAAGATTTTGGAAACAAAGAATTAGTTGGATTATTGCATGGTAAGTCCTCTTATTTTATTTATAAAGCCTTATCTAACCTGGATTTGGATTATGGGTCTAAAAAAAAGATAATTCGTGATATAAAAAGTTTAAATAAGAAGATATACAGGCCTTATAAAGTTTTAACTCCATTCCAAATATTAAAAGCATTTTTCGGTTCCAAAGGATTTGAGATGCAACTATCCGAAATGACTAACGGATTGTTTATATTGGATGAAATTCATGCTTATGATGCTCACACGACTTCTTTGATTCTCGAAATTTTGCGAATATTAAAGAATGATTATGATGTGGATTTATTTATAATGTCTGCAACACTACCTAAATTCATAAAAGATCTATTTAAAGAATATTTGGATATTTCTAATGATATTATGATGGAAAATGAAGAAATAAGATCATTTACTCGGCATGAAGTTCACATTATTGATGGTAATATTCTGGATAATCTTGATTACATTAAAATGGATTTAAACACAGGAAAAAAAGTTTTAGTAGTGTGCAACACTGTTTTACAAGCCCAAAAAGTTTTTGAAGAGTTGAGTAGTCAAATTGAAAATAGTGCTTTGTTGCATAGTAGATTCATGCTTAAAGATCGAGAAAAAATTGAGAAATCTTTAAATAATTTGGATTTGTTAGTGGGAACTCAAGCTATTGAAGTATCTCTTGATATTAGTTATGATGTTTTATATTCTGAACCAGCCCCTATCGATGCTTTAATACAAAGATTTGGTAGGGTAAATAGGAAAGGATGGGAAGAAAACAAGATTTCTAAGGTTAATATATTTTCAAGAGGTTCAGAGAAGGATAAATATGTTTATAGTCAAAACTTAGTAGAAAAAACAATTAAAAGCTTTGAAAATGTGGATATTTTATCAGAAGATCTAATTCAAAGACTTGTTGATGAAGTTTATGAAGATGGCTATGATGAAAAAGATCAAAAAGAATTTGATGCTGTTAAAAAACATTTCAGATCATTTTATGAGCAAATAGTTCCATTTATTAATGAAAAAAGTAGTGAACTCGAGTTTTACTCTCTTTTTAAGTCTTATGAGGTAGTGCCATTTAAATATAAACTGGATTATCTTGAAGAGTTGGATAAGGCTCGTTATTATGATGCAATGAGTTATATTTTGTCTATTAGTATTGTGCAATTCAAAAAACTAGAAAAAGAGAATAATGTAGAATTTGATCAGGATACATATTTTGTTAATGCAGTTTATGATCCAAAAAAGGGGTTAATGTTAGAACAGGAAGAAGATACATTTTATTAA
- the cas8a1 gene encoding type I-B CRISPR-associated protein Cas8b1/Cst1 has translation MSEVIFDFTGNPFVDAGIWAISEWVGKRPEELDKMDMMGIIDEIVELYLTPKWSKNLYQIFPNNPITNNAVKDKKERYSSILRELVEKTEFIGDNGNCIACGRRNILYRSSKDKIPLTGSKKLINYFSFGAEGADYCPACAFAIQFVPLMSYACGNMLLLHSGSKKVMGRWSKNIKKNIDVQISLKEYTGCPNEGFKNPKNAIFHIIQDIIMTYDERWVNENPSITFYHFTNFNQGPSLDIYFIPTPVFRFLTYIPQHEKKEDWFRIVRKGYQYVNWEKVKEESEYKNRENKVYNNLLEGKSIIKYFIDKKTKEAIGGWELISHYLEEVRNMDKKRIDSIKKLGDEIAHYIESMDDMKMLNRLEMASDYRSFRNILRIIIKKRISNGIENPLFTFDDYVTYLFPEGNLTWRETQDLILFRIYEKLQPWIIQKGNQEEIEIQEPEEVEEEE, from the coding sequence ATGAGTGAAGTAATTTTTGATTTCACAGGAAATCCATTTGTTGATGCTGGAATTTGGGCAATTAGTGAATGGGTTGGGAAACGACCTGAAGAATTGGATAAAATGGATATGATGGGGATTATTGATGAGATTGTGGAATTATATTTAACCCCAAAATGGTCTAAAAATTTGTATCAAATATTTCCAAATAATCCTATAACAAATAATGCAGTCAAAGATAAAAAAGAAAGGTATTCTAGTATTTTAAGAGAATTGGTCGAAAAAACGGAATTTATAGGGGATAATGGTAATTGTATTGCGTGTGGTCGAAGAAACATTCTGTATAGGTCATCTAAAGACAAAATTCCTTTAACTGGATCAAAAAAACTAATAAATTATTTTTCTTTCGGGGCTGAAGGAGCAGATTATTGTCCTGCTTGTGCTTTTGCAATTCAATTCGTTCCTTTGATGTCATATGCATGTGGAAACATGTTGTTGTTACATTCCGGTTCAAAAAAAGTTATGGGAAGATGGTCAAAGAATATTAAGAAAAATATTGATGTACAAATATCTCTGAAGGAATATACGGGCTGTCCTAATGAGGGATTTAAAAACCCTAAAAATGCTATTTTTCATATAATACAAGACATTATAATGACTTATGATGAAAGATGGGTAAATGAGAATCCTTCCATAACATTTTATCATTTCACTAATTTTAATCAAGGTCCATCTTTAGATATATATTTTATTCCAACTCCTGTTTTTAGGTTCTTAACATATATTCCTCAACATGAAAAAAAGGAAGATTGGTTTAGAATAGTTAGGAAAGGTTATCAATATGTGAACTGGGAAAAAGTCAAAGAGGAAAGTGAATATAAAAATAGGGAAAATAAGGTGTATAATAATCTTCTAGAGGGTAAATCAATCATTAAATATTTTATTGATAAAAAAACCAAGGAAGCGATTGGTGGATGGGAATTAATCAGCCATTATCTGGAGGAGGTAAGAAATATGGATAAAAAGCGGATAGATTCAATAAAAAAATTAGGGGATGAAATAGCGCATTACATAGAAAGTATGGATGATATGAAAATGTTGAACCGGTTAGAAATGGCTAGTGATTATCGAAGTTTTAGAAATATTTTGAGAATTATAATCAAAAAGAGAATCTCAAATGGTATTGAAAATCCTTTGTTTACATTTGATGATTATGTAACTTATCTCTTTCCTGAAGGTAACTTAACCTGGCGGGAAACTCAGGATTTAATTTTATTTAGAATCTATGAAAAATTGCAACCTTGGATAATACAAAAGGGAAATCAAGAGGAAATAGAAATTCAAGAACCAGAAGAAGTTGAAGAGGAGGAATAA
- the cas5b gene encoding type I-B CRISPR-associated protein Cas5b: MKAIRVLIEGWVTSFRYPAFISGFQPTLPVPPLSTIYGLISAAKGNLVTPDDLSVGYVFNHQGKAVDLETIYELSGLKGKSNVIKREFLVNPEIYLYLTDLDYGDYFKRPHYPLLLGRSTDLVNIREIKEIDLEKRSNVQLGKTILPFGTNGAFGTIQALPTHFSDTIPRSAIGTKPFILVNQFFDYSEECYFDEEMDWGVWIHE; this comes from the coding sequence ATGAAGGCAATAAGAGTTCTGATTGAAGGTTGGGTAACCTCTTTTAGATACCCTGCTTTTATAAGTGGATTCCAACCAACTTTACCTGTTCCACCACTTAGTACAATTTATGGGCTTATATCTGCTGCCAAAGGGAATTTGGTAACTCCAGATGATTTATCTGTAGGCTATGTATTTAATCATCAAGGTAAAGCTGTTGATTTGGAAACTATCTACGAATTATCTGGCCTGAAAGGAAAATCAAATGTTATTAAAAGGGAATTTTTAGTTAATCCTGAAATTTATTTATATTTAACTGATTTGGATTATGGGGATTACTTTAAAAGACCTCACTATCCTCTACTTTTAGGAAGATCCACGGATCTTGTAAATATACGTGAAATTAAAGAAATAGACTTAGAAAAAAGATCAAATGTCCAATTGGGAAAAACAATCTTACCCTTTGGAACTAATGGTGCTTTTGGCACTATTCAAGCATTACCTACTCATTTTTCAGATACTATTCCTCGAAGTGCAATAGGAACAAAGCCATTTATATTGGTAAATCAGTTTTTTGACTATTCAGAAGAATGTTATTTTGATGAAGAGATGGATTGGGGTGTTTGGATACATGAATAA
- the cas1b gene encoding type I-B CRISPR-associated endonuclease Cas1b, with amino-acid sequence MTRKNYYLMSDGILKRRENTVYFINKDNKKPLPINKIYSIYAYGSLSFSSQVVNLLAKEGIPIHFFNYYGFYSGSFYPRETLLSGDLLVKQAEHFLDFEKRIILAKKFVEGAAKNMMKVLAYYNVDNPIKEILSELTDCDVITEIMNVEGRIRADYYGRLDEILPEDFQIGKRSRRPPENMINSLISFGNSLIYSTTLSEIYNTQLNPTISYLHEPSERRYSLSLDLSEIFKPILVDRLILYLVKKRMLNENDFEKDMEYCLLNENGRKVFLKEYDKRLKKTIKHRELNKNVSYRRLIRLEAYKMIKHLLGSKEYKPFVMWW; translated from the coding sequence ATGACAAGAAAAAATTATTATTTAATGTCGGATGGTATCCTAAAAAGACGCGAAAACACGGTTTATTTCATAAACAAGGACAATAAAAAACCTTTACCTATAAATAAGATTTATTCTATCTATGCCTATGGGTCTTTAAGTTTTTCTTCTCAAGTAGTTAATCTGCTGGCTAAAGAAGGAATCCCTATTCATTTTTTTAATTACTATGGATTTTACAGTGGTAGTTTTTATCCTAGAGAAACTCTCTTATCTGGTGATCTTTTAGTTAAACAAGCGGAACACTTTTTAGATTTTGAAAAAAGGATAATCTTGGCTAAGAAATTTGTAGAAGGCGCAGCCAAAAACATGATGAAAGTTTTAGCCTATTATAATGTAGATAACCCTATAAAAGAAATATTAAGTGAATTAACAGATTGTGATGTAATAACGGAAATTATGAATGTTGAGGGGAGAATCAGGGCAGATTATTATGGTCGCCTGGACGAAATACTTCCTGAAGATTTTCAAATTGGCAAAAGAAGTAGAAGACCGCCTGAAAATATGATAAATTCTCTGATAAGTTTTGGCAATTCTTTGATTTACTCAACAACATTATCTGAGATTTATAATACTCAGCTCAATCCCACTATTTCCTATTTGCATGAACCATCTGAGCGAAGATATTCTTTATCTTTGGATCTTAGTGAAATATTCAAGCCAATTCTGGTGGATCGCTTGATTTTATATCTTGTTAAAAAGAGGATGTTAAATGAAAATGATTTTGAAAAAGACATGGAATATTGTCTTTTAAATGAAAATGGCCGGAAAGTTTTCCTAAAAGAATATGACAAACGGCTCAAAAAGACCATAAAGCACAGGGAATTAAATAAAAATGTTTCTTATCGCCGATTAATTCGTCTAGAGGCATATAAAATGATAAAACACCTTTTAGGTTCTAAAGAGTATAAACCTTTTGTCATGTGGTGGTAG
- a CDS encoding HEPN domain-containing protein, with translation MDERIILLENAHEKLEAAKNLFENEFYNDSVSRAYYAMFFAAKALLLRKNIHPKTHRGLISQFGMEFVKNNEFKKELFDLLARAQEDREEADYGLFSKIGENEAKTIIKGAELFLDECELLL, from the coding sequence TTGGATGAAAGGATAATTCTTTTAGAAAATGCTCATGAAAAGTTGGAAGCGGCTAAAAATCTATTTGAGAATGAATTTTATAATGATTCTGTAAGTAGGGCATATTATGCAATGTTCTTCGCGGCCAAAGCATTATTGCTTAGAAAAAATATTCATCCCAAAACTCATAGAGGATTGATTTCTCAGTTTGGAATGGAATTTGTGAAGAATAATGAATTTAAAAAAGAACTATTTGATTTACTTGCCCGTGCACAGGAAGATAGGGAAGAAGCAGATTATGGTTTATTTTCTAAAATTGGTGAAAATGAGGCCAAAACTATAATTAAAGGCGCAGAATTATTTTTAGATGAATGTGAATTACTTTTGTAA
- the cas7i gene encoding type I-B CRISPR-associated protein Cas7/Cst2/DevR yields the protein MSKTVVGFMLVDAPHSALNNAGADAGDRTDNIVRVKSIRRGRKVYPYVSGQALRYWWRETLEKKYHWKMSPIERQKKIAFTSANPIEYDDDDVFGYMRALKAKEGGTVTRISPLKTSPLISVIGQTPTQDFGVMARHEGDPVPYEHEFYSTVLKGIFSLDLDSLGVFYANEKTGYKNMYSKLEEEAEEKGLAKDKENSKWVMSKDIRIKRAQEVIKALPYLQGGAKLTSHLTDVSPKFVILAAIDGGSHIFMNIAKEEDGEAIIDIEAIKEVLYDYSDCLLTDVYIGRRKGFMDNLEPDITKLTEEKFEGKGVISCSIKEAVDQFTNNIPEMMKS from the coding sequence ATGTCGAAAACAGTTGTAGGGTTCATGTTGGTTGATGCACCTCATTCTGCGTTAAATAATGCGGGTGCTGATGCTGGAGATAGAACAGATAATATTGTGAGGGTTAAATCAATTAGAAGAGGAAGAAAAGTTTATCCTTATGTTTCTGGGCAGGCATTAAGATACTGGTGGAGAGAGACCTTAGAGAAAAAATATCATTGGAAAATGTCTCCTATAGAACGGCAAAAGAAAATTGCTTTTACTAGTGCAAATCCAATTGAATATGATGATGATGATGTTTTTGGATATATGAGAGCTTTAAAAGCAAAAGAAGGAGGTACTGTAACTAGAATATCTCCATTAAAAACATCTCCTTTAATATCTGTGATTGGGCAGACTCCAACTCAGGATTTTGGTGTTATGGCTCGTCATGAGGGCGATCCTGTTCCATACGAACATGAATTTTATTCTACTGTTCTCAAAGGCATTTTTTCTTTGGATTTAGATAGTTTAGGGGTTTTCTATGCCAATGAAAAAACGGGTTATAAAAATATGTACTCTAAATTGGAAGAAGAAGCTGAAGAAAAAGGTTTGGCTAAAGACAAAGAAAATAGTAAATGGGTAATGTCAAAGGATATCCGAATAAAAAGAGCCCAGGAAGTAATCAAGGCCCTTCCCTATCTACAAGGTGGAGCAAAACTAACTTCACATTTAACTGATGTATCTCCCAAATTCGTGATTTTAGCAGCTATTGATGGTGGAAGCCATATATTCATGAATATTGCTAAAGAAGAAGATGGTGAGGCAATTATTGACATTGAAGCAATTAAAGAAGTACTATATGACTATTCTGATTGTTTACTAACTGATGTTTATATTGGACGCAGAAAAGGTTTCATGGATAATTTAGAACCAGATATAACTAAATTAACTGAAGAAAAGTTTGAAGGCAAAGGAGTTATATCCTGTTCAATTAAAGAAGCTGTAGATCAGTTTACAAATAATATCCCGGAGATGATGAAATCATGA
- the cas2 gene encoding CRISPR-associated endonuclease Cas2 translates to MYLIIVYDIKVERVNKVKGFLRTHLYWIQNSVFEGEVTVSEFEEIKMGINDIIEKDEDSVIIYSFRTEKAFKRKVMGIEKAPIDGIL, encoded by the coding sequence ATGTATCTAATCATTGTCTACGATATCAAAGTAGAGCGAGTTAATAAAGTAAAAGGATTTCTACGTACACACTTATACTGGATACAGAATTCTGTCTTTGAAGGAGAAGTAACGGTCAGCGAATTTGAAGAGATCAAAATGGGCATTAATGATATAATTGAAAAAGATGAGGATTCTGTGATAATTTATTCATTTAGGACAGAGAAAGCTTTTAAAAGAAAAGTGATGGGCATTGAAAAAGCACCTATTGATGGGATACTATGA
- the cas4 gene encoding CRISPR-associated protein Cas4: protein MPSQKQHLQIRGTQINYFFICHTKLWFFSHNIQMEQESELVSLGKIIHKNSYKREHRDFALDNIVNMDFIRKGDFLEIHEVKKSTKMEKAHEFQLLYYLYYLKHEKGISNTKGFIDYPKIRKKQEFELTSDKEYKLEEIFEKIKEIVASDLPKPIKKPFCRKCAYFELCWV from the coding sequence ATGCCCTCCCAAAAACAGCACCTCCAAATTAGAGGAACCCAAATAAACTACTTTTTTATTTGTCATACCAAACTATGGTTCTTTTCTCATAATATTCAGATGGAACAGGAATCTGAACTGGTTTCTTTAGGTAAGATAATCCATAAAAATTCTTATAAACGAGAACATCGTGACTTTGCCTTGGACAATATTGTCAACATGGATTTCATCAGGAAAGGAGATTTTTTAGAAATTCATGAGGTTAAAAAGAGCACTAAAATGGAAAAAGCCCATGAATTCCAGCTTTTATATTACTTATATTATCTCAAGCATGAGAAAGGAATATCTAATACTAAGGGATTTATTGATTATCCTAAAATTCGCAAAAAACAGGAATTTGAGCTCACAAGTGATAAGGAATATAAGCTAGAGGAAATATTTGAAAAGATCAAAGAAATCGTAGCGAGTGATCTTCCCAAACCAATAAAAAAACCATTTTGTCGAAAGTGCGCCTATTTTGAATTATGCTGGGTTTAA
- a CDS encoding nucleotidyltransferase domain-containing protein, translating into MNRRKLAIEFSNSLDYPEIKKIILFGSVARGDDNKDSDIDILIVSTKKDETKDKIMGKITDVLLEQGAYISAKVISQKEYDTLKNTHFISTITEEGVVIG; encoded by the coding sequence ATGAACCGAAGAAAATTAGCCATAGAATTCTCGAATTCTTTAGATTATCCTGAAATAAAAAAAATAATCTTATTTGGTTCGGTAGCCCGTGGTGACGATAATAAAGACTCAGATATTGACATACTTATTGTTTCCACAAAAAAAGACGAAACAAAGGATAAAATAATGGGTAAAATCACAGATGTTTTACTTGAGCAGGGAGCCTATATCTCTGCTAAGGTTATTTCTCAAAAAGAATATGATACTCTTAAAAATACTCATTTTATTTCCACTATAACTGAAGAAGGTGTAGTCATTGGATGA
- a CDS encoding ABC transporter permease translates to MAELEGIYTIWLRETKRFFRYKSRIVTSVVTPLLWLIIFGTGLGAAIRFGAMAGGYKAFIYPGIIGQTILFTSIFSGLSVIMDRQYGFLKEILVAPISRPSIVMGKALGISTAAVIQSAILLALSFIVGVSMDPLTFILCMLIALIMSVGLGGLGLVIAAFTESMEGFNLIMSFIVLPMFLLSGALFPITGLPQWLQAAVYINPLTYGVDALRYVTLGESALPLGLSFLVMMFFAVLMICVSALLFIKKEQSLM, encoded by the coding sequence ATGGCAGAATTGGAGGGCATATACACCATATGGCTTAGAGAAACCAAACGATTTTTCAGGTACAAATCAAGGATAGTAACATCTGTGGTAACTCCGCTCTTATGGTTAATAATATTTGGAACTGGACTGGGAGCAGCAATAAGGTTTGGTGCCATGGCAGGAGGATATAAAGCATTCATATATCCCGGTATTATTGGCCAGACCATACTATTCACCTCCATATTCTCAGGCTTATCTGTAATCATGGACCGCCAGTATGGGTTTTTAAAAGAAATACTGGTTGCACCAATATCCCGCCCGTCCATTGTTATGGGAAAAGCACTGGGGATAAGTACTGCAGCGGTCATTCAATCGGCTATATTACTGGCACTATCATTTATAGTGGGAGTATCTATGGATCCACTCACCTTTATCCTGTGCATGTTAATAGCGCTTATAATGTCCGTGGGTCTGGGGGGTCTGGGCCTGGTTATTGCAGCATTCACAGAGAGTATGGAAGGATTCAATCTAATCATGAGCTTCATTGTTCTACCTATGTTCCTTTTAAGTGGGGCTTTGTTTCCCATCACTGGACTACCCCAATGGCTACAAGCAGCAGTATATATAAACCCCCTAACCTATGGTGTGGATGCACTAAGATACGTCACCCTGGGAGAATCTGCACTGCCACTAGGCCTTAGTTTCCTAGTCATGATGTTTTTCGCAGTTCTCATGATATGCGTATCCGCACTCCTATTTATTAAAAAAGAACAGAGTCTAATGTAA
- the cas6 gene encoding CRISPR-associated endoribonuclease Cas6 yields the protein MRLKISLSAPEKHLKIPYNYNHVLSAIVYNKIVDLDMAQELHESTNYKFFTFSQLFVSKRKNLKDFMISRNGKFSFFISSPNDELIKSMVEGYLDIPSVNFMGQNLLVEQVELLKMPEIKKRMKMKTLSPLIARVQKEVEGKLKIWDLNPNDLKFYENLQNNLLNKYNSFYDGYDGDNYVKIVPKIDSIKRKRITIPKRDQETFHRCFLMKFEIEADKRLVKFAYDCGLGEKNSMGFGCVDAKVGGK from the coding sequence TTGAGGCTAAAAATTAGTTTATCTGCACCAGAAAAACATTTAAAAATTCCGTATAATTACAATCATGTATTATCTGCCATAGTTTACAATAAAATAGTAGATTTGGATATGGCTCAAGAATTACACGAATCTACAAATTATAAATTCTTTACTTTTTCTCAACTTTTTGTTTCAAAAAGAAAAAATCTCAAAGACTTCATGATCTCCCGCAATGGGAAATTTAGTTTTTTTATTTCCTCCCCCAATGATGAATTAATAAAAAGCATGGTAGAAGGTTATCTGGACATTCCCTCAGTAAATTTCATGGGCCAAAATCTCCTGGTGGAACAAGTAGAACTATTGAAAATGCCGGAGATTAAAAAAAGGATGAAAATGAAGACTTTATCTCCTTTAATTGCCCGTGTTCAAAAAGAAGTTGAGGGAAAGCTAAAAATATGGGACTTAAACCCCAATGACCTGAAATTCTATGAGAATTTACAAAATAATCTTTTAAATAAATATAATTCATTTTATGATGGATATGATGGGGATAACTATGTAAAGATAGTTCCTAAAATCGATTCAATTAAAAGAAAGAGGATTACTATTCCAAAAAGAGATCAAGAAACATTTCACCGCTGTTTTTTAATGAAATTTGAGATCGAGGCCGATAAGAGATTGGTGAAGTTTGCTTATGATTGTGGATTGGGAGAAAAGAATAGTATGGGCTTTGGGTGTGTTGATGCTAAAGTTGGAGGTAAATAA